TCGGCCGACGCGAACGCTTGCGCCAGCTCGTCCGGCAGGCCCAGCGACGCCAGCTCGCGCCCGACCGGGTCGGCGTCGAGACCGAGGAGCGTGCGCGCGCCGTCATTGCAGAGCCGGATCCGCCCGTCCCGGCCGACGAGCAGCACGCCTTCGCGCACCGAGTGCAGCACGGCTTCGTGGTACTCGAACAGGTTGCTCAGCTCGTCGGGCGCGACCCCGCGGGTCTGGCGCCGCAGCCGGGCGCTGATCAGCCAGCCGCCCAGCGCCCCGACCAGCAGCACCGCGCCGGCGACGCCGAACAGCGGCCAGAGCCGTTCGCGCAGCTCGGCCGAGATCGCCGCGACGGTGATCCCGACCGCGACCAGCGCGACCACCCGCTGCCCCGGCCCGAACACCGGCACGACCGTCCGGACCGACGGGCCGAGCGAGCCGGTGTAGGTCTCGGTGTAGTCCAGCCCGCGCTGTGCCTGTTCGATCGTCCCGATGTAGTGCTGGCCGATCAGCGCCGGGGTCGGGTGGGTGTAGCGGATCCCGGCCGGGCTCATGATCGTGATGAAGTCGACGTGGGTGTGGGCCTGCACCCGCAACGCGAACGGCTGCAGCGTGGCGCTCGGGTTCGCCGTCGCCGCCGCGGCGGCGACGGTCGGCGCGTCCGCCACCGCCAGGGCGATCGCCCGGACCTGGTCGCGCGCGTTCTCGTTCACCGCCCGCGACGCGTCCAGGTACGCGAACGTGATCCCGGCGCCGGCGAGCACGCAGAGCACCACCAGCTGCAGCACGAGCAGCTGACGGGCCAGGCTCCAGCGGGACCGCATCGTCGGGGGCACCTCCTCATACCAGCACACGCGCTCCTCCGATGTCCGAAGGGGACGGTCCGGCCGCCGCGCGAACTCAATGAACACAAGTGAGCCGGATCACCGGAGTGCGCCTACAGTGTGCCGCAACCTGGAACACCCCTGAGCTGGAGGCAACGGTGCCGACCCCACCGACCACCGAGGACACCCCGCGCAAGCGGGACAAGACCCACTACCTGTACCTGGCCGTGATCGTGGCGGTCGCGCTCGGGATCCTGGTGGGCTTCCTCTTCCCCGGCTTCGCCAAGGGCCTCAAGCCCCTCGGCGACGGCTTCGTCAACCTGATCAAGATGATGATCACGCCGATCATCTTCTGCACCATCGTCATCGGCGTCGGCTCGGTCGCGAAGGCGGCCAAGGTCGGCAAAGTCG
This genomic window from Amycolatopsis mongoliensis contains:
- a CDS encoding sensor histidine kinase — encoded protein: MRSRWSLARQLLVLQLVVLCVLAGAGITFAYLDASRAVNENARDQVRAIALAVADAPTVAAAAATANPSATLQPFALRVQAHTHVDFITIMSPAGIRYTHPTPALIGQHYIGTIEQAQRGLDYTETYTGSLGPSVRTVVPVFGPGQRVVALVAVGITVAAISAELRERLWPLFGVAGAVLLVGALGGWLISARLRRQTRGVAPDELSNLFEYHEAVLHSVREGVLLVGRDGRIRLCNDGARTLLGLDADPVGRELASLGLPDELAQAFASAENRAEELHLTDARVLLVSTTAVRSGGRSQGTVVVLRDHTELQTLTGELTTARGLAEALRSQAHEAANRLHTVVSLVEIGKPEQAVEFATAELALAQELTDRVVGAVAEPVLAALLLGKAAEASERGVELTVTPDTVIDDASLGIAARDLVTILGNLIDNGIDAAVRGGGKPAVVVTARSEDGGLLLRVTDSGPGVPEDADIFRRGWSTKAEDGHGLGLALVGQAVRRYGGTVDLGRDGGAVFTVRLPRQEADR